In Acidianus brierleyi, one genomic interval encodes:
- a CDS encoding MFS transporter — MNIKLILTVLTLGTLMAAVDTTIVLLALPTMTIDLHTDLYSSIWVLLAYLLILAILSTQSGRIGDILGRSRIYNLGFVIFTVASALCGLSPDVYLLIFFRVLQAIGGALLTANSYAIIADTFPPNQRGKAYGITSLGWNVGALLGIVLGGILTTFLGWRFIFYINVPIGIAAVILGLREIKDINRVNTKLDISGALILGVSLTLISLGAMFIAGSGVSLDYITEIIIGLALIPLFIYNETKVKIPIINLNVFKIRILSFSLMASLLQGIGALSLTFLLIMYLQGVRGLSPLYSSLLLTPGYVIASILAPFMGRIADRGKPGTLAGTGLILTFISLMIYYFILTPFTPYYIILAITAITGAGSSMFWPANATAVMFSAPREYYGAVSGISRTLGSIGTTFSYVLSITVATLVIPRYVAFEIFLGTNVLNGDISNTFVSGLHFAFLVSAIIILASAILSILGGNTAQKVQKR; from the coding sequence ATGAACATTAAACTCATCCTTACAGTTTTAACATTAGGAACACTAATGGCAGCAGTTGACACAACAATAGTGCTATTAGCTTTACCTACAATGACTATAGATCTTCATACAGATCTTTACTCCTCCATTTGGGTTTTATTAGCATATTTACTTATCCTTGCAATACTTTCCACTCAATCTGGAAGAATTGGAGATATATTAGGAAGGTCAAGAATATATAATCTAGGTTTCGTAATTTTTACTGTAGCATCAGCATTATGTGGATTATCACCAGACGTTTATCTTTTAATATTCTTTAGAGTACTTCAAGCTATAGGTGGAGCATTATTGACAGCCAACAGTTATGCTATAATAGCAGATACTTTTCCACCTAATCAAAGAGGAAAAGCTTATGGAATAACATCGCTTGGATGGAATGTGGGAGCTTTACTTGGCATAGTATTAGGAGGGATACTAACTACATTTCTAGGATGGAGATTTATATTCTACATAAATGTTCCAATAGGAATAGCAGCAGTTATTTTAGGCTTAAGAGAAATTAAAGACATTAACAGAGTAAATACTAAACTAGATATATCTGGTGCACTAATACTTGGAGTGTCCTTGACCCTAATTTCATTAGGCGCAATGTTTATAGCAGGTTCTGGAGTTTCACTAGATTACATTACAGAAATCATAATAGGACTAGCCCTCATTCCCCTATTTATTTATAACGAAACAAAAGTTAAAATTCCTATAATAAATCTCAATGTATTTAAAATAAGGATACTTTCTTTCTCTCTAATGGCAAGTTTATTACAAGGAATAGGAGCTCTCTCATTAACTTTCTTATTAATAATGTATTTACAAGGAGTTAGAGGATTGTCCCCATTATACTCATCATTACTATTAACTCCAGGCTATGTTATAGCAAGCATTTTAGCCCCATTTATGGGAAGAATAGCAGATAGAGGAAAACCTGGAACATTAGCTGGAACAGGTCTCATTTTAACATTCATTTCATTAATGATATATTATTTTATTTTGACTCCTTTTACTCCCTATTATATTATTCTGGCAATTACAGCAATAACTGGAGCAGGTTCATCAATGTTCTGGCCAGCAAACGCTACAGCAGTAATGTTTAGTGCACCTAGAGAATACTATGGTGCTGTTTCAGGAATTTCAAGAACTTTAGGTAGTATAGGAACTACTTTCAGTTACGTTTTAAGTATTACAGTAGCTACGCTAGTAATTCCCAGATATGTAGCGTTTGAAATATTTTTAGGCACTAATGTTCTCAATGGAGATATAAGCAATACTTTTGTATCAGGCCTTCATTTTGCTTTCCTAGTATCAGCTATTATAATTCTAGCTTCTGCAATTCTTTCAATATTGGGTGGAAACACTGCACAAAAGGTTCAAAAGAGATAA